GAGCCTGACGGGCGCGCTCACGCCGGCGGGGCTCGGAAAATCGTGCCTGATTCCGCTGATGAAGGCGGGGTTCGTGGATTGGATCGTCTCGACGGGCGCGAACCTGTATCACGATCTGCATTACGGGCTCGACATGAGGCTTTACGCGGGCTCGCCGTTTTTGAATGACGTGGATTTGCATCGCGACGGCGTGATTCGCATCTACGATATTTTGTTCGATTACAATGTGCTGCTCGACACGGACGCTTTCGTGCGCGAAGTGATTCGCGGCGCGGAATTTCAACGCACGATGGGCACGGACGAGTTTCACCATCTGCTCGGCAAATATGTTTATGAGCGCGCGAAGAAATTGGGCTTGAAGGACAGCTCCGTGCTCGCGACGGCGTATGAATGCGGCATCCCGATTTTCACGAGCAGCCCGGGGGACAGTTCCATCGGCATGAACATCGCGGCGATGGCGATGCGCGATTCCAAGTTGTTGCTCGATGTGAATCGCGACGTGAACCAGACCGCGGCGATTGTGTACGAGGCGAAATCCAGCGGGCACAAGTCGTCGGTATTTATTTTGGGCGGCGGATCGCCGAAGAATTTCATGTTGCAGACCGAGCCGCAAATCCAGGAGGTCATGGGCATCCAGGAAAAGGGGCACGATTATTTTCTGCAATGCACCGACGCGCGGCCGGACACCGGCGGCTTAAGCGGCGCGACGCCTGCCGAGGCGGTGAGTTGGGGCAAGGTGGATCCGGACAGTCTGCCGGACTGCGTGGTGGCGTACGTGGACTCGACGATTTCGCTGCCGCTGCTGACGGCGTATTGCCTGAGCCGCGTGAAACCGCGCAAGCTCAAGCGCCTCTTCGACACGCGCGAGAAAACTTATGACCGCGTGAAGAGTTTGTATTTGAAGATCGGGACGGTGACGAAAATC
This region of Verrucomicrobiia bacterium genomic DNA includes:
- the speY gene encoding deoxyhypusine synthase, encoding MSKKTISRKFAAYPRLNPFGVGKDISAADLMDQAFLAYNGGRLREAARLLVDKMLPNDGYIGMSLTGALTPAGLGKSCLIPLMKAGFVDWIVSTGANLYHDLHYGLDMRLYAGSPFLNDVDLHRDGVIRIYDILFDYNVLLDTDAFVREVIRGAEFQRTMGTDEFHHLLGKYVYERAKKLGLKDSSVLATAYECGIPIFTSSPGDSSIGMNIAAMAMRDSKLLLDVNRDVNQTAAIVYEAKSSGHKSSVFILGGGSPKNFMLQTEPQIQEVMGIQEKGHDYFLQCTDARPDTGGLSGATPAEAVSWGKVDPDSLPDCVVAYVDSTISLPLLTAYCLSRVKPRKLKRLFDTREKTYDRVKSLYLKIGTVTKIHTSRKVAKRSSSVGLKKA